In the Penaeus chinensis breed Huanghai No. 1 chromosome 31, ASM1920278v2, whole genome shotgun sequence genome, one interval contains:
- the LOC125041991 gene encoding SH3 domain-containing protein C23A1.17-like, producing the protein MKRKSVSFKTVLVPFKTVPVLFNTVPEPFKSVSVLFKIVPVPFKTVPVPFKTVPAPFKSVSMPFKIVPVPFKAVPAPFKTVPVPSKTVPVPLKTVQMSFKTVPAPFKTVPVPFKTVPEPFKTVPVPFKTVSVSFKTVPEPFKTVPVPFKTVPMSFKTVQMSKTVSVPFKTVPVPFKTEPVSFKTVPVSFKTVPTVPVSFKTVPVPFKTVPVPFNIVPAPFKTVTVSFKKVLVPFKTVSIPFNTVPEPFKAVPVSFKTVSVPFKTVSMSFETVPVLFKTVPMSFKTVPFVPFRTVPVSVVVHREMMVSAEVKMKTGFKQVNTDNEES; encoded by the exons atgaaaagaaagag TGTGTCCTTCAAGACAGTTCTAGTGCCCTTCAAAACAGTGCCAGTACTCTTCAATACAGTGCCAGAGCCCTTCAAGTCAGTGTCAGTGCTCTTCAAGATAGTGCCAGTGCCCTTCAAGACAGTACCAGTACCCTTCAAGACAGTGCCGGCGCCCTTCAAGTCAGTGTCAATGCCCTTCAAGATAGTGCCAGTGCCCTTCAAGGCAGTGCCAGCGCCCTTCAAGACAGTGCCAGTACCCTCCAAGACAGTGCCTGTACCTTTGAAGACAGTGCAAATGTCCTTCAAGACAGTGCCAGCGCCCTTCAAGACAGTGCCAGTGCCTTTCAAAACAGTGCCAGAGCCCTTCAAGACAGTGCCAGTGCCTTTCAAGACAGTGTCAGTGTCCTTCAAGACAGTGCCAGAGCCCTTCAAGACAGTGCCAGTGCCTTTCAAGACAGTGCCAATGTCCTTCAAGACAGTGCAAATGTCCAAGACAGTATCAGTGCCTTTCAAGACAGTGCCAGTGCCCTTCAAGACAGAGCCAGTCTCTTTCAAGACAGTGCCAGTGTCTTTCAAGACAGTGCCA ACAGTGCCAGTGTCTTTCAAGACAGTACCAGTGCCCTTCAAGACAGTGCCAGTGCCTTTCAATATAGTGCCAGCGCCCTTCAAGACAGTGACCGTGTCCTTCAAGAAAGTGCTAGTGCCTTTCAAGACAGTGTCAATACCTTTCAATACAGTGCCAGAGCCTTTCAAGGCAGTGCCAGTTTCCTTCAAGACAGTGTCAGTGCCTTTTAAGACAGTGTCAATGTCCTTCGAGACAGTGCCAGTGCTCTTCAAGACAGTGCCAATGTCCTTCAAGACAGTGCCATTTGTGCCCTTCAGGACAGTGCCGGTGTCGGTCGTGGTGCACAGAGAAATGATGGTCTCG gcagaagtaaaaatgaaaacaggATTTAAACAAGTCAACACCGACAATGAGGAGAGCTAG
- the LOC125041992 gene encoding 30 kDa salivary gland allergen Aed a 3-like yields the protein MKAGAVGDRVGVGGCSCDRGGVGGCSCDRGGEDAAGDKDAWEDAAGDKDAWEDAAGDKDAWEDAAGDKEAWEDAAGDKDAWEDAAGDKDAWEDAAGDKDAWEDAAGDKDAWEDAAGDKEAREDAAGDKEAWEDAAGDKDAWEDAAGDKDAWEEAAGDKDAWEDAAGDKDAWEDAAGDKDAWEDAAGDKEAWEDAAGDKEAWEDAAGDKDAWEDAAGYKDA from the exons ATGAAAGCAGGGGCTGTGGGCGACCGAGTAGGCGTTGGAGGATGCAGCTGCGACCGAGGAGGTGTGGGAGGATGCAGCTGCGACCGAGGAGGT GAGGACGCAGCGGGCGACAAGGACGCGTGGGAGGACGCAGCGGGCGACAAGGACGCGTGGGAGGACGCAGCGGGCGACAAGGACGCGTGGGAGGATGCAGCGGGCGACAAGGAGGCGTGGGAGGATGCAGCGGGCGACAAGGACGCGTGGGAGGATGCAGCGGGCGACAAGGACGCGTGGGAGGACGCAGCGGGCGACAAGGACGCGTGGGAGGATGCAGCGGGCGACAAGGACGCGTGGGAGGATGCAGCGGGCGACAAGGAGGCGCGGGAGGATGCAGCGGGCGACAAGGAGGCGTGGGAGGACGCAGCGGGCGACAAGGACGCGTGGGAGGATGCAGCGGGCGACAAGGACGCGTGGGAGGAAGCAGCGGGCGACAAGGACGCGTGGGAGGACGCAGCGGGCGACAAGGACGCGTGGGAGGACGCAGCGGGCGACAAGGACGCGTGGGAGGACGCAGCGGGCGACAAGGAGGCGTGGGAGGATGCAGCGGGCGACAAGGAGGCGTGGGAGGATGCAGCGGGCGACAAGGACGCGTGGGAGGATGCAGCGGGCTACAAGGACGCGTAG